ATTGGTGGGTAGCGAACAGGTTTTCAAAGCTGATTTGGTACTCTTAGCCATGGGTTTCGTTGGGCCGGAAACAGAAATATTGCAACAGTTAGACGTTGCCCAAGATGGGCGAACCAATGCCAAAGCCGAGTACGATAAATTTGCCACCAGTCGTGACGGTGTTTTTGCTTGCGGCGATGCGCGGCGCGGGCAAAGTCTAATCGTATGGGCCATTGACGAAGGTCGCCGCTGCGCCAAGCAGGTTGACAATTACCTTGCCGGTTAAAGTACGATCACTGGCAATAGCATGAACTGAAGGCAGCGTTGAGCTGCCTTTTTTGCGCAGCTTTCTGTAGTGTTCCGCCGCTTTTTAAGCAAGCTCGGGGCTCAACATAAAGTATCAGTTTCTTTAGATTGCTTGCCGTTGAAGTAATCGATCCAAACACTCGTATCGACTAAAATCACTTATCTGTTCTCATATCATCAAGATCCCCTTGCCATTGAAGCTTCCCTCTAAGGCTCCTGATATCTCTCTGTTTTTTCAGCATAATCGATGCTTTAAGTCCTACTTCCACGGCTTCCTTCTTTGTTTGCAGGCCTGAGGCTTTTAAGGTATTTTCCATGAGCTTATCATCGATTACTATGTTTGTACGCATATTGCACCAGTGCGTATTGGTTGGTATGTATATACACATAATGGCCGGTTTAGCGGAGCATCACAAGCGATTCACGATTAGCCAGTACGCTGATTTGGACCTGCTCAGCTTCGTCCAGTGGTTGGAAAGTTATGTAATTTAATTGTATCTATAGGAATTTATGAAAATTATCAAACTAAATGTTCTTGCTACTATAATCTTCCTTTCAATGAATGTTGATGCTGCCGTTAATTGCACTGGTGTCCCATCTACAGTAAAGATGGGTGAGTATGGAATTCAGGAAGCATATATAATAACGACCATTAACGGCAGGGATTACCGATTGGGAAGATACGACGAAGATGGTGCCAAAATAAGGTTGTCTCTTGTGCAGTCTGCGCTATTAGCTGATAAAGAAGTTGTATTTAGGTTTTATGATGAAATCAGTTGTGTGAATGCGTCAACAAATAAAACCATTCCAAATTCGACACAATTAATTCATTAAAAATAACCAGTTGCGCCACGCTATTCTGAATCAGACGGCGAGGCAATGATCATTTCTAAGAATATGATTAGATCAATGGCATTAATTGCATTCGCTTCAGATGCGAACGTCGAGCTCTCTGTCGCAGAAACATGCTTACATAACAATCCAACAATCCTTCAAATTTGGTTAAATAAGTAAAGAGCTAATCAAATTAGCTGCCTGAATCGCGCTGCTACTGGCGTTAAGCACCAACCGGGATGAATACATGATTATCCGATTACTCAAGATTGTTTTGGAGACCAGTTCTTAATTCGTAATAATTCAGTCATAAAGCTAATGGCAGAAAAAGGTAATATCGAAGAATATAATTGCACCTGGGGTGCATTTATGTCCTGGGTTGCAGAAGATCCGTTCGAAAGATTGGATTTGCCTGAAAATTTAAACTTGGAAACGGGAAAATTATTATTTGCTTATCCGCCTTTTTGTTCCAAAGAGGGAAATGAAGCAGTAATAAAGCCAATTGATGGCGAAGAACCAATCCGGTTTCACGCAGATTTTGCGAGGCAAATAAACAGTGCATAAAAATCTCAATCAAACAAGTCGTACCATGCATTTGGTACTCCGCTAGGTCTTCCTCGTGCGTCGGTCGCAGTTTATTGGAGTGTTAGATGTTAGTTAGCATAAGATACACATTCTTAGTCCTTGTATTTTTATTTACGCTTTCATGTTCAAACGAGAATTTCGGCGGTTGCAATAGTGATTCGCCTACAATGAAGTACTTGGAGTCATTATCGCAAGCTAGATTAGAGGAGCTGTATAACGAGCTAAAAAGGTATTCATCTGCGGAAGACGCGCGGAACAGGGTGCTCCGAGATGAATCAAGTATGCCGCGAGAGTTTTTAGATCTCCAATTCTTACGTATCGATTTTAAAGATGCTCGAATTTTGGTTGCTGGATGTTTCGATAACTTTGTATATCTAAAATTTCATGGCTTAGGATTGTATAAAACAGAGAGCCCTGCAATTTATGTTACCTATGGGGAAGAGTATGAAGGCCATTTATCAAAGTTACTTTGGCCTTTGGAGAAAACACTTAACAAAAAAAGTCAGTAGGGCTTTGCTTTAAGAGTTAGAGAAAAACACAAAATCGTGAAGCCAGTAAACCATGCAGCATTAATCATCTCAGCAATTTTTGGTGTTAATTTAGTGCTAGGCCGCTTTTTTACTTGGTACGATAATGGCGCCGTTTTTGTGTGGCTGGTTATTGTTTTGGTGGTAGTATTTGACCTGCTAGTGCTTTTAACTCCTGAATATTTTATCCGATACTGGGGAGTGAGTCGAAGTGTGGGTAAAAATACTAGGCATATGGTTTATTTAAGTTTACCTTTTGTTGTTCTTTTGGTTTGCTACGCTTTATACGGAATGTCGCTCTAAGAAGGCAGTCGTGCGTTTCGGCTGCAAGCAACCGTTGAATCTCCGTTTCGGCGTTTCGCGCCTACGCTACGGCCGCACTTTCCAGCTTTATGC
The DNA window shown above is from Alteromonadaceae bacterium 2753L.S.0a.02 and carries:
- a CDS encoding Arc/MetJ family transcription regulator (manually curated) yields the protein MCIYIPTNTHWCNMRTNIVIDDKLMENTLKASGLQTKKEAVEVGLKASIMLKKQRDIRSLRGKLQWQGDLDDMRTDK